Proteins encoded by one window of Vampirovibrionales bacterium:
- the rfbD gene encoding dTDP-4-dehydrorhamnose reductase has product MAIKRIVVTGAGGMLGRDLTAHLSAKGYDVTGLDSRTFNLLSPFDALQAVIARLEPELIVHAAAFTDVDRAEREPELAMAVNRDGARTVAEIARETGCLMAYVSTDFVFDGQSDRPYTPQDKPRPINAYGLSKYYGELAVQELIDTSYIIRTSWLYGLHGRNFSQFVLESVRQGRELSLVNDWTGSPTWTGSLSHMIEQIATSGAYGVYHAADAGAVSKYAQALGICRAAGLSTHRLKPVEARTLSFAAQRPAYSVLDCAPLPVPSWETSLAAYLTQYWQAQDAD; this is encoded by the coding sequence ATGGCCATCAAGCGGATTGTCGTTACAGGCGCCGGCGGCATGCTGGGACGCGACCTGACGGCGCACCTGAGCGCCAAGGGCTACGACGTCACCGGGCTCGATTCACGGACATTTAATCTGCTCAGCCCGTTTGACGCGCTGCAAGCCGTCATCGCGCGTCTGGAGCCGGAACTCATCGTTCACGCCGCCGCTTTTACCGACGTTGACCGCGCTGAACGCGAGCCCGAACTGGCGATGGCGGTCAATCGTGACGGGGCGCGCACCGTTGCCGAAATCGCCCGGGAAACTGGTTGTTTGATGGCCTATGTCAGCACAGACTTTGTGTTTGACGGCCAGAGCGATCGCCCCTATACGCCGCAAGACAAGCCCCGCCCGATTAACGCCTATGGCCTGTCCAAATATTACGGCGAGCTGGCGGTTCAGGAATTGATTGATACGAGTTATATCATCCGCACCAGTTGGTTATACGGCCTTCATGGCCGGAATTTCTCCCAATTCGTGCTTGAAAGCGTTCGCCAGGGCCGCGAATTGTCTCTGGTCAACGATTGGACGGGTTCCCCTACGTGGACCGGCAGCCTGTCGCACATGATTGAGCAAATCGCCACCTCAGGCGCTTACGGCGTCTATCATGCCGCTGACGCCGGGGCGGTCAGCAAGTACGCGCAAGCCCTCGGCATCTGTCGCGCCGCGGGCCTGTCCACCCACCGACTGAAACCCGTCGAAGCCCGCACGCTCTCATTTGCCGCCCAGCGCCCGGCTTATTCGGTTCTGGATTGCGCGCCCTTGCCGGTCCCCTCATGGGAAACCTCACTGGCAGCCTATCTCACGCAATACTGGCAAGCGCAAGACGCCGATTAA
- a CDS encoding ribbon-helix-helix protein, CopG family has translation MSKSSRVLISLPDKFLEEVDLLAEEEQRSRSELIREALRLYIRSSDPGRESPSVN, from the coding sequence ATGTCCAAAAGTTCTCGAGTGCTGATTTCGTTGCCAGACAAGTTTTTAGAGGAAGTCGACCTGCTGGCCGAAGAAGAGCAGCGCTCTCGCAGCGAACTGATTCGGGAAGCCCTGCGGCTGTATATTCGCAGCAGCGACCCCGGTCGCGAGTCGCCGTCGGTCAACTAA
- a CDS encoding ribbon-helix-helix protein, CopG family codes for MAKVLISMREDFLTRIDEIASTEQRTRSELIRQALREYIRRKRKLSNAKYAQNAELIESLLLELE; via the coding sequence ATGGCCAAGGTTTTAATCTCAATGCGCGAGGATTTCCTGACCCGGATTGATGAAATCGCTTCAACCGAGCAACGGACGCGGAGCGAGCTGATTCGGCAGGCCTTGCGCGAGTATATTCGCCGTAAACGCAAGCTTTCCAACGCCAAATACGCCCAGAACGCCGAACTGATTGAATCCCTACTGCTGGAACTTGAATAA